A single genomic interval of Musa acuminata AAA Group cultivar baxijiao chromosome BXJ3-4, Cavendish_Baxijiao_AAA, whole genome shotgun sequence harbors:
- the LOC103980282 gene encoding calmodulin-binding protein 60 B, whose translation MREKRGLVPGDDLQPEPKRQKVPALASVIVEALKVDSLQRLCSSLEPILRRVVSEEVERALAKLGPARVGGRASPKRIEGPDGRNLQLQFRSMLSLPLFTGGKVEGEQGSEIHVVLLDANTGFVVTSGPESSAKLDVVVLEGDFNNEDDDNWTEEEFESHVVKEREGKRPLLTGDLQVSLKEGVGTLGELTFTDNSSWIRSRKFRLGLKIASGFCEGIRIREAKTEAFTVKDHRGELYKKHYPPSWKDDVWRLEKIGKDGSFHKKLNKSGIFTVEDFLRTYIRDPQRLRSILGGGMSNRMWESLIEHAKTCPLSGKYYVYYSDDTRNVGAIFNHICEFSGLISGDQFCSAESLTDSQKVFADTLVKKAYDNWACVIEYDGKALLSLTSNKKTITTRSESRALANFSDSYDCPPSQQQLSVPALTVQSLTDTGMVSEGDSGYGDNQMTRCSSHPQLVISNAQLHYEDTSLTPQNQFCESSGLAQVSRNDSFGLALGPSQHSSSEFQLVGQPILSSNLNSYYDWSNQRQSHGVDDYLTEEEIRMRSHEILENEEMQQLLRHFMVGSSSNVPGNGFESPSFVSPPSPPFNFDVDQNRSSGKAVVGWLKIKAAMRWGIFIRKKVAQRRRAQLVELED comes from the exons ATGAGGGAGAAGCGTGGATTGGTTCCCGGCGATGACCTGCAACCTGAGCCCAAACGGCAAAAGGTGCCGGCCCTCGCGAG TGTGATTGTGGAAGCTCTTAAGGTTGACAGTTTACAAAGACTTTGCTCTTCATTGGAGCCGATTCTTCGAAGAGTT GTTAGTGAAGAAGTGGAGCGTGCTTTAGCAAAACTTGGGCCTGCTAGAGTTGGAGGCAG GGCTTCTCCAAAGCGTATTGAAGGACCTGATGGAAGAAACCTGCAACTGCAGTTCAGATCAATGTTGTCCCTACCACTTTTTACTGGTGGAAAAGTAGAAGGGGAGCAAGGATCTGAAATTCATGTTGTGTTGCTTGATGCAAACACTGGGTTTGTTGTGACATCAGGGCCTGAGTCATCTGCAAAGTTAGATGTGGTTGTGCTTGAGGGTGATTTCAATAATGAAGATGATGATAACTGGACTGAAGAAGAATTCGAAAGTCATGTGGTCAAAGAACGTGAAGGAAAGAGGCCACTTTTGACTGGGGACTTACAGGTGTCACTAAAGGAAGGTGTAGGGACACTTGGAGAGCTAACTTTTACTGATAACTCTAGCTGGATACGAAGTAGGAAATTCAGACTCGGGCTGAAGATTGCTTCAGGCTTTTGTGAGGGTATTCGTATTCGTGAAGCAAAAACAGAAGCTTTCACAGTTAAGGATCACAGAGGAGAAT TGTACAAAAAACATTATCCTCCTTCATGGAAGGATGATGTTTGGAGATTGGAAAAGATTGGCAAGGATGGGTCATTCCACAAGAAGTTGAACAAGAGTGGAATATTCACAGTAGAAGATTTTCTCCGGACTTATATCAGGGATCCGCAAAGATTGCGAAGT ATCCTTGGTGGTGGCATGTCAAATAGGATGTGGGAGAGCCTAATTGAGCATGCAAAGACATGTCCCCTAAGTGGAAAGTATTATGTGTACTATTCTGATGACACAAGAAATGTTGGTGCAATCTTCAACCATATTTGTGAGTTTAGTGGGTTGATTTCTGGAGACCAGTTCTGTTCAGCTGAATCTCTGACGGATAGTCAAAAG GTCTTCGCAGATACACTCGTAAAAAAGGCATATGATAACTGGGCATGTGTAATAGAATATGATGGCAAGGCTCTTCTGAGTTTGACATCAAATAAGAAGACAATAACTACCCGGAGTGAATCTCGAGCTTTGGCAAATTTTTCTGATTCATATGATTGCCCACCCTCACAGCAGCAGTTGTCGGTTCCAGCTCTGACAGTTCAGTCTCTCACTGATACAGGCATGGTCAGTGAAG GAGACAGCGGATATGGTGATAATCAAATGACCAGATGCTCCTCTCATCCTCAACTTGTTATCTCAAATGCCCAGTTGCATTACGAAGATACATCACTGACCCCTCAAAACCAGTTCTGTGAGTCTTCTGGCCTAGCTCAAGTTTCAAGAAATGATAGCTTCGGCCTGGCCTTGGGTCCATCACAACATTCAAGCTCGGAATTTCAACTGGTTGGCCAGCCCATTTTGTCTTCAAATCTGAATTCGTATTATGACTGGTCTAATCAACGGCAGAGTCACGGAGTTGATGATTACCTAACAGAGGAAGAAATCCGCATGAGGAGCCATGAGATACTGGAAAATGAGGAAATGCAACAGCTACTTCGACACTTTATGGTAGGATCTTCCAGTAATGTACCAGGAAATGGATTTGAGTCTCCTTCATTTGTTTCTCCTCCATCTCCACCCTTCAACTTCGATGTGGATCAGAACCGTTCGTCTGGTAAAGCTGTTGTTGGGTGGCTTAAGATTAAGGCAGCGATGAGATGGGGCATATTCATCAGGAAAAAGGTAGCCCAAAGGAGGAGAGCTCAACTTGTCGAGCTGGAAGATTAG
- the LOC103980281 gene encoding pentatricopeptide repeat-containing protein At5g10690 isoform X1: MHSIGLPFRAPPPPFLEVAPWPSNPPSRTLLPPRASLSSSSSSAYSPSRRLPKPPSVPTKPLPSPDLRWLTSRIVKLSRRRQLDQIFEEVEIAKRRYGRLNTIVMNAVMEACIHCQDVGSARQVFEEMSGPDGCGVDNVSFGILLKGLGEARRVDEAFQMLESIDKGSAFGGLQLSAHVIYGLLNSLLQSGDLWRANGLIARYRFVLHKEGQSLLLYNLLIKGYTNSDFPLGALAVRDEILRQGLKPDKLTYNTLIFACVKSGRIDAAVQLLAEMKEENEKSSCCELIPDAVTYTILLKGFGNNKDLHSVIKTVEEMKTSDLFIDRTAYTAMVDALLACGSIKGALCIFGEIIKQSGKDSNIRPKPHLYLSMMRAFAMRGDLDMVKRLNIRMWSDSVGSISPLVQGETDELLMEAAINDNQVDFAKVVLSKIITRRQGFSWTSRGGMVFTIIFSISDFVTAIKVEALSGFTCSMLRPYILPQVLVDDPVEKYMTAFDDANPLPCSMTLNKVVMRFFKDSAIPVVDDWGSCVGIVYRNDCNKIDAPVSSVMRGPPPCVTTSTSIGRVIDLLLEKKYEIVVVVRNSSVYETIYSCSSRPVGVFTLKNLFPLLHVTDQEQ, from the exons ATGCACAGCATCGGCCTTCCTTTtcgcgctcctcctcctcccttccttgAGGTCGCTCCTTGGCCCTCGAATCCCCCATCTCGAACCCTCCTTCCTCCCCGCGCctcgctctcctcctcctcctcctccgcctattCTCCCTCTCGCCGCCTCCCGAAGCCCCCGTCGGTGCCAACGAAACCCCTCCCTAGCCCCGATCTCCGATGGCTCACCTCTCGCATAGTCAAGCTCTCGCGCCGGCGGCAGCTCGATCAG ATCTTCGAGGAGGTGGAGATCGCCAAGAGGCGGTACGGCCGGCTGAACACGATCGTCATGAACGCTGTGATGGAGGCCTGCATCCACTGCCAGGACGTGGGTTCCGCACGTCAGGTGTTTGAGGAGATGTCTGGACCAGATGGCTGTGGCGTGGATAACGTCTCCTTTGGGATCTTGTTGAAG GGTTTAGGTGAGGCTCGAAGAGTTGATGAAGCATTCCAAATGCTTGAGTCTATAGATAAAGGTTCTGCTTTTGGGGGATTGCAATTGTCAGCTCATGTCATCTATGGGCTGTTGAATTCTCTTCTCCAGTCAG GAGATTTATGGCGTGCCAATGGTCTTATTGCGCGTTACCGTTTTGTGCTTCATAAAGAGGGTCAATCCCTCTTACTGTACAATTTACTGATCAAG GGATATACAAACAGTGATTTCCCTCTTGGTGCTTTAGCTGTTCGGGATGAAATATTGCGTCAAGGGTTGAAGCCTGATAAATTGACCTACAATACATTAATTTTTGCATGTGTCAAATCTGGAAGAATAGATGCTGCAGTTCAGTTGCTTGCAGAAATGAAG GAAGAAAATGAAAAGTCCAGTTGTTGCGAACTCATACCGGATGCTGTCACTTACACTATTTTACTTAAG GGCTTTGGAAACAACAAAGACTTGCATTCAGTTATCAAGACGGTGGAAGAGAtgaaaacttctgatctttttatTGATAGAACTGCATATACAGCAATGGTTGATGCACTGCTGGCATGTGGATCAATCAAGG GTGCTCTTTGCATATTTGGAGAGATAATAAAGCAGTCTGGCAAGGATAGTAATATTAGGCCAAAGCCTCATCTCTATCTTTCCATGATGCGGGCTTTCGCTATGAGGGGAGACCTTGATATGGTCAAAAGGCTAAATATAAGAATGTGGTCTGATTCTGTTGGATCAATTTCTCCTTTAGTTCAAGGGGAAACTGATGAGCTTCTGATGGAGGCAGCAATAAATGACAACCAG GTTGATTTTGCTAAGGTTGTTTTGTCCAAAATAATTACCAGACGGCAAGGATTTTCTTGGACAAGTAGGGGAGGCATGGTATTTACAATAATCTTTTCTATTTCAGATTTTGTG ACTGCAATCAAAGTAGAGGCTCTATCAGGATTCACCTGTTCCATGCTTAGGCCTTACATCCTTCCTCAG GTTTTGGTGGATGATCCAGTCGAGAAGTATATGACAGCTTTTGATGATGCCAACCCATTACCTTGTAGCATGACATTGAATAAAGTCGTCATGCGTTTCTTTAAGGATTCTGCCATTCCAGTCGTGGATGATTGGGGCAGCTGTGTCGGAATTGTTTATCGCAATGATTGCAACAAG ATAGATGCACCAGTTTCTTCGGTGATGAGGGGACCGCCACCTTGTGTAACTACATCGACATCCATTGGCCGAGTCATCGATCTCCTGCTGGAGAAGAAGTATGAAATTGTAGTAGTTGTTCGAAACAGTAGTGTATATGAGACCATTTACAGCTGTAGTTCCAGGCCAGTAGGAGTTTTTACTCTCAAGAATTTGTTCCCGCTTTTACATGTTACAGACCAGGAGCAGTAA
- the LOC103980281 gene encoding pentatricopeptide repeat-containing protein At5g10690 isoform X2, which produces MHSIGLPFRAPPPPFLEVAPWPSNPPSRTLLPPRASLSSSSSSAYSPSRRLPKPPSVPTKPLPSPDLRWLTSRIVKLSRRRQLDQIFEEVEIAKRRYGRLNTIVMNAVMEACIHCQDVGSARQVFEEMSGPDGCGVDNVSFGILLKGLGEARRVDEAFQMLESIDKGSAFGGLQLSAHVIYGLLNSLLQSGDLWRANGLIARYRFVLHKEGQSLLLYNLLIKGYTNSDFPLGALAVRDEILRQGLKPDKLTYNTLIFACVKSGRIDAAVQLLAEMKEENEKSSCCELIPDAVTYTILLKGFGNNKDLHSVIKTVEEMKTSDLFIDRTAYTAMVDALLACGSIKGALCIFGEIIKQSGKDSNIRPKPHLYLSMMRAFAMRGDLDMVKRLNIRMWSDSVGSISPLVQGETDELLMEAAINDNQVDFAKVVLSKIITRRQGFSWTSRGGMTAIKVEALSGFTCSMLRPYILPQVLVDDPVEKYMTAFDDANPLPCSMTLNKVVMRFFKDSAIPVVDDWGSCVGIVYRNDCNKIDAPVSSVMRGPPPCVTTSTSIGRVIDLLLEKKYEIVVVVRNSSVYETIYSCSSRPVGVFTLKNLFPLLHVTDQEQ; this is translated from the exons ATGCACAGCATCGGCCTTCCTTTtcgcgctcctcctcctcccttccttgAGGTCGCTCCTTGGCCCTCGAATCCCCCATCTCGAACCCTCCTTCCTCCCCGCGCctcgctctcctcctcctcctcctccgcctattCTCCCTCTCGCCGCCTCCCGAAGCCCCCGTCGGTGCCAACGAAACCCCTCCCTAGCCCCGATCTCCGATGGCTCACCTCTCGCATAGTCAAGCTCTCGCGCCGGCGGCAGCTCGATCAG ATCTTCGAGGAGGTGGAGATCGCCAAGAGGCGGTACGGCCGGCTGAACACGATCGTCATGAACGCTGTGATGGAGGCCTGCATCCACTGCCAGGACGTGGGTTCCGCACGTCAGGTGTTTGAGGAGATGTCTGGACCAGATGGCTGTGGCGTGGATAACGTCTCCTTTGGGATCTTGTTGAAG GGTTTAGGTGAGGCTCGAAGAGTTGATGAAGCATTCCAAATGCTTGAGTCTATAGATAAAGGTTCTGCTTTTGGGGGATTGCAATTGTCAGCTCATGTCATCTATGGGCTGTTGAATTCTCTTCTCCAGTCAG GAGATTTATGGCGTGCCAATGGTCTTATTGCGCGTTACCGTTTTGTGCTTCATAAAGAGGGTCAATCCCTCTTACTGTACAATTTACTGATCAAG GGATATACAAACAGTGATTTCCCTCTTGGTGCTTTAGCTGTTCGGGATGAAATATTGCGTCAAGGGTTGAAGCCTGATAAATTGACCTACAATACATTAATTTTTGCATGTGTCAAATCTGGAAGAATAGATGCTGCAGTTCAGTTGCTTGCAGAAATGAAG GAAGAAAATGAAAAGTCCAGTTGTTGCGAACTCATACCGGATGCTGTCACTTACACTATTTTACTTAAG GGCTTTGGAAACAACAAAGACTTGCATTCAGTTATCAAGACGGTGGAAGAGAtgaaaacttctgatctttttatTGATAGAACTGCATATACAGCAATGGTTGATGCACTGCTGGCATGTGGATCAATCAAGG GTGCTCTTTGCATATTTGGAGAGATAATAAAGCAGTCTGGCAAGGATAGTAATATTAGGCCAAAGCCTCATCTCTATCTTTCCATGATGCGGGCTTTCGCTATGAGGGGAGACCTTGATATGGTCAAAAGGCTAAATATAAGAATGTGGTCTGATTCTGTTGGATCAATTTCTCCTTTAGTTCAAGGGGAAACTGATGAGCTTCTGATGGAGGCAGCAATAAATGACAACCAG GTTGATTTTGCTAAGGTTGTTTTGTCCAAAATAATTACCAGACGGCAAGGATTTTCTTGGACAAGTAGGGGAGGCATG ACTGCAATCAAAGTAGAGGCTCTATCAGGATTCACCTGTTCCATGCTTAGGCCTTACATCCTTCCTCAG GTTTTGGTGGATGATCCAGTCGAGAAGTATATGACAGCTTTTGATGATGCCAACCCATTACCTTGTAGCATGACATTGAATAAAGTCGTCATGCGTTTCTTTAAGGATTCTGCCATTCCAGTCGTGGATGATTGGGGCAGCTGTGTCGGAATTGTTTATCGCAATGATTGCAACAAG ATAGATGCACCAGTTTCTTCGGTGATGAGGGGACCGCCACCTTGTGTAACTACATCGACATCCATTGGCCGAGTCATCGATCTCCTGCTGGAGAAGAAGTATGAAATTGTAGTAGTTGTTCGAAACAGTAGTGTATATGAGACCATTTACAGCTGTAGTTCCAGGCCAGTAGGAGTTTTTACTCTCAAGAATTTGTTCCCGCTTTTACATGTTACAGACCAGGAGCAGTAA
- the LOC103980510 gene encoding uncharacterized protein LOC103980510, with protein sequence MPENRTMAGAHESGCEDSVPMSLSFRDIATATAGRDPSALHRALSSPPDSFQFFCAASEMCSAEDVFLGWRLLPLNPRSPLPGTLPLDHRRSGSLDRRHYWPGGLADKHRKLRRAASDPPTEAMKPQPRWYLFVLGPMRVPSAMQMEDIRTRQRRRRTPSPEDTVGRLSNGRRGPWRLLRSLSCNGAESAAVLPSPVRFTSHLRA encoded by the coding sequence ATGCCCGAGAACCGAACCATGGCCGGCGCTCACGAGTCCGGCTGCGAGGATTCGGTTCCCATGTCTCTCTCCTTTCGAGAcatcgccaccgccaccgccggccGGGATCCCTCGGCCCTCCACCGGGCGCTCTCCTCCCCTCCGGACTCCTTCCAGTTCTTCTGTGCCGCCAGCGAGATGTGCTCTGCCGAGGACGTCTTCCTCGGGTGGAGGCTCCTCCCTCTCAATCCCCGTTCGCCGTTGCCCGGAACCCTGCCTTTAGATCACCGGCGGTCTGGGTCCCTCGACCGGCGCCACTACTGGCCCGGAGGACTCGCGGACAAGCACCGGAAGCTGAGAAGGGCTGCGTCGGACCCGCCTACGGAGGCCATGAAGCCGCAGCCCAGGTGGTATCTGTTCGTGCTCGGGCCGATGAGGGTCCCGTCCGCAATGCAGATGGAGGACATCAGGACCCGGCAGAGGCGGCGGAGAACGCCGTCGCCAGAGGATACCGTCGGGCGCCTGAGCAACGGGAGAAGAGGCCCGTGGAGGCTTCTCCGGTCGCTGAGCTGTAACGGGGCGGAGAGCGCGGCCGTGTTGCCATCGCCGGTCAGGTTCACCTCGCACTTGCGTGCCTGA
- the LOC135635678 gene encoding flowering-promoting factor 1-like protein 3, with amino-acid sequence MSGVWVFKNGVVRLVENVGGEQGAVGRRKVLVHVPTSEVITSYDVLEEKLAVLGWERYPSTPDLIQFHKRSSVHLISVPTDFSKFRSVHMYDIVVKSRNIFEVRDA; translated from the coding sequence ATGTCGGGGGTGTGGGTGTTCAAGAACGGCGTGGTCCGCCTCGTCGAGAACGTCGGCGGCGAGCAGGGTGCCGTGGGCCGCCGCAAGGTCCTAGTCCACGTCCCCACCAGCGAGGTGATCACCTCCTACGACGTCCTCGAGGAGAAGCTGGCGGTGCTGGGGTGGGAGCGGTACCCCAGCACGCCGGATCTGATCCAGTTCCACAAGCGCTCCTCCGTGCACCTCATCTCGGTACCTACGGACTTCTCCAAGTTCCGGTCGGTGCACATGTACGACATCGTTGTCAAGAGCCGCAACATCTTCGAGGTCCGTGATGCATGA